The Algoriphagus sanaruensis genome window below encodes:
- a CDS encoding ABC transporter permease, whose product MIENYFKIVIRNAKKHPLYVSINLLGLAVGMAVSLVILIYVRFEFSYDNYHPDGDRLFRVSRAWFNPDGEISLHLGHTAPPFGPLLKSDFPEDVEVSARLFNYNPLIKNGNQAFEEDRFFFVDPEVFDVFGWEILEGEGKGALAQADGVILSESTAKRYFGDQSAIGQTLLANLAGQEVTLQVRGVMKDMPENSHFQVDFLSSMVPVIQFFGGLEAFMSNFGGNSFSTYIKLREGLDYKDFEAKLPGLIDRHMGETQAGIPYSKGTQLFLWPIKSIHLYSNLDSEIEPNGNIDYVYIYLAVALFILLIACINFMNLSTARSSLRSMEVGLRKVMGADRGLLIRQFLGESFVMTLFAMVLAILLVVFSLPFFADFTDKPLSFNPISNPEYLGLIVGIMVFVGLISGSYPALFLSGFMPAKVLKGAFKAGKVHERFRSVLVVGQFAISVMLIVAVFVVVNQLQFMQSKDLGFKKEDIVYLPTSPRINENWKIFKDRLENHPGIESVTLSSRVPSGRLLDSQGGTAEVNGEMTQLDLRIADIHVAHNFLDTYGISVVAGRNFDEKLASDSTEAFLLNETAVRQIGWSSPQEAIGKQFLYGGRRGFVTGVMQDFHFESFHQPIVPIVFLVVNDRQNQVSIKLKADQREEVLAYLKGEWAEIRPDFPFEPNFVDEGFNRQYEAEDRLKAIFTFFSALAIVISVLGLLGLVTFATEQRTREIGIRKVMGAETGNILMLLGQDFLKLVGIGFLLAIPISWYGLNSWLDDFAYHIGVHWTVFLWAGILAGLIAGVTVVSQTIKAAWANPVKSIKNE is encoded by the coding sequence ATGATTGAAAACTACTTCAAAATCGTCATTCGAAACGCCAAAAAGCATCCGCTTTATGTTTCCATCAATCTCCTTGGACTTGCTGTGGGAATGGCAGTTTCCTTGGTGATTTTGATTTATGTTCGCTTTGAATTTAGCTATGACAATTACCATCCCGATGGTGATAGACTTTTTCGAGTATCTAGAGCTTGGTTTAATCCCGATGGGGAAATTAGTCTGCATCTCGGACATACGGCACCACCTTTTGGCCCCCTTCTCAAATCGGATTTTCCGGAGGATGTGGAGGTTTCTGCCCGACTATTCAATTACAATCCATTGATCAAAAATGGAAATCAGGCTTTTGAGGAAGATCGATTTTTCTTTGTGGATCCGGAAGTCTTTGATGTATTCGGATGGGAGATTTTAGAGGGGGAAGGCAAAGGAGCTTTGGCCCAAGCTGACGGAGTGATCCTTTCGGAAAGCACTGCCAAACGATATTTTGGTGATCAGTCTGCCATCGGTCAAACCTTACTAGCGAATCTGGCAGGTCAAGAGGTGACTTTGCAGGTGCGGGGTGTGATGAAGGATATGCCTGAAAACTCTCATTTTCAAGTCGACTTTTTGTCTTCAATGGTTCCGGTAATCCAGTTTTTTGGCGGTTTGGAGGCCTTTATGTCGAATTTTGGAGGGAATAGCTTTTCGACCTATATCAAGCTTCGGGAAGGCTTGGACTATAAAGACTTTGAAGCCAAGTTGCCGGGATTAATTGATCGTCACATGGGAGAAACTCAGGCAGGGATTCCTTACTCCAAAGGAACGCAGCTCTTCCTTTGGCCCATCAAGTCGATTCACTTGTATTCCAACTTGGATTCTGAAATCGAACCGAATGGTAATATCGATTACGTGTACATCTACTTGGCAGTGGCCTTATTTATTCTGCTGATTGCTTGTATCAACTTTATGAATCTTTCCACAGCTCGATCTTCCTTAAGGTCGATGGAGGTAGGACTAAGGAAAGTTATGGGCGCGGATCGTGGTTTGCTAATCCGACAATTTTTGGGGGAATCATTTGTAATGACCCTGTTTGCGATGGTTTTAGCCATCTTGCTGGTCGTATTTTCGTTGCCATTTTTTGCGGATTTCACCGATAAGCCTCTTTCATTTAACCCTATTTCCAATCCGGAATACCTCGGATTGATTGTTGGGATTATGGTATTTGTTGGCCTGATTTCAGGGAGCTATCCAGCTTTATTTCTTTCAGGATTTATGCCAGCCAAAGTTCTTAAAGGGGCATTTAAAGCGGGGAAAGTTCACGAGCGATTCCGTTCTGTTTTGGTCGTAGGCCAGTTTGCCATTTCCGTCATGCTGATTGTTGCCGTTTTTGTGGTAGTCAATCAGTTGCAGTTTATGCAAAGCAAGGATTTGGGATTCAAGAAAGAGGATATCGTTTACCTCCCAACGAGTCCCCGAATCAACGAAAATTGGAAGATTTTCAAAGATCGATTGGAGAATCATCCGGGAATTGAATCTGTCACTTTATCCAGTCGGGTGCCTTCCGGGCGCTTGTTGGATTCTCAGGGTGGAACAGCCGAGGTCAATGGAGAAATGACCCAGTTGGATCTTCGGATCGCAGATATTCATGTCGCGCATAACTTTTTGGATACCTATGGAATCTCGGTAGTCGCTGGGCGAAATTTTGATGAAAAACTCGCCAGTGACTCTACAGAGGCCTTTCTGCTCAATGAAACTGCCGTGAGACAGATTGGCTGGTCAAGTCCTCAAGAAGCCATCGGAAAGCAGTTTTTGTATGGGGGACGTAGAGGATTCGTGACTGGGGTGATGCAGGATTTTCACTTCGAAAGTTTCCACCAGCCGATAGTTCCGATCGTGTTTTTGGTAGTGAATGATCGTCAAAATCAAGTCAGCATTAAACTAAAAGCCGATCAACGAGAAGAAGTACTTGCTTATCTTAAAGGAGAATGGGCGGAGATTCGTCCTGACTTTCCGTTTGAACCGAATTTTGTGGATGAGGGATTCAATCGGCAATATGAAGCCGAGGATAGGCTAAAGGCTATTTTCACCTTCTTCTCAGCCTTGGCCATTGTGATTTCGGTGCTGGGATTGTTGGGCTTGGTCACTTTTGCTACTGAACAGCGAACCCGTGAAATCGGAATTCGAAAAGTTATGGGAGCTGAAACTGGAAACATTCTCATGTTGCTTGGGCAGGACTTTTTGAAATTGGTGGGTATAGGTTTCCTTTTAGCGATTCCGATATCCTGGTATGGATTGAATTCTTGGCTAGATGACTTTGCTTACCACATAGGCGTACATTGGACGGTGTTTCTTTGGGCTGGAATTTTAGCAGGACTGATTGCCGGAGTTACGGTCGTTTCCCAAACTATCAAAGCAGCCTGGGCCAATCCCGTAAAAAGTATCAAGAATGAATGA
- a CDS encoding ABC transporter permease, producing the protein MFRNYFKIAFRNLFKHKLHTGINLIGLSLGLGVGILIFFFVQLELSFDTFHQDLDRIYRIKTHERIDGEMTETYSSPVILEAAFREEFPQIEAISGVTNAEVQAILPDQSTQTQRIRLVHADFLKILTFPLLKGDRSNQLLDRYTIVITEETASKYFGTEEPIGKSIQLKMGEDFVDFRVTGVLRNPPVNNSIPFEILMPIKNMDYFSDQESLDSWYNVWGFNLVKLNSPGQVASIHQSMEAFMKKSLGEQYEEGGLYFTLTPLSEMHFSEGAGTGGVETTQKSLLWILAGIAFLVLLIACINFTTMAIGRSTTRAKEVGVRKTMGASFGQLINQFLIEAFLTTLLASVFGLVLAELLLPTFNDLFQKELDIVYGPVQFGILFGLVLLITALAGAYPAFFLSGLRPIKVLKGNLSIHFGKQGLRKGLVTFQFFVSFLLIASTLIMVNQMEAIRDYDLGFDQEQVVVVEMPDYPSKSFVTSLKESFRTAETFRQSLASRSEFSSTALTVATYGDDAFWQVGFPLEDGSLFSFKVNFVAGEYLNTLGMELKEGRSLNPQVGADSSAFLVNEAFARAFRWEDPTGEMIPGNRFDSHQIVGVVKDFHHASLYQPIEPVLIAKSPEAVFSGISNLMINSTTNPKLLVRSHTKDIQLVKNAIEEEWNKQFSGIPLSISFLDETVQAQYQADERLGKMVFIGAAIAILIATMGLFAMVALSFAGRTKEIGVRKVLGASSWSISWLFGKEFMVTTLIGVVIALPLSYFLMQTWLEQFAVKESPSWISFGLLAIGGVAFTLLIVYGQSLKASLSNPVNTLKDE; encoded by the coding sequence ATGTTTAGAAACTATTTTAAAATCGCTTTTCGAAATCTTTTTAAGCACAAGCTCCACACAGGAATCAACTTAATTGGACTGTCTTTAGGATTAGGGGTAGGCATTTTGATATTCTTCTTTGTTCAATTGGAGCTTAGCTTTGATACGTTTCATCAGGATTTGGATCGGATCTACAGGATCAAGACCCATGAGCGGATCGATGGAGAAATGACTGAGACCTATTCCTCCCCGGTCATTTTAGAGGCAGCTTTTCGGGAAGAATTTCCCCAAATCGAAGCGATTTCGGGCGTGACCAATGCTGAGGTTCAGGCGATTTTGCCAGACCAAAGCACCCAGACTCAGCGCATCCGCCTAGTTCATGCTGATTTTTTGAAAATCCTGACCTTTCCTCTTCTAAAAGGCGATCGATCTAATCAGCTTTTAGATCGCTACACCATCGTCATAACAGAAGAAACTGCTTCCAAATATTTTGGAACCGAAGAGCCAATCGGAAAGTCTATCCAGCTTAAAATGGGGGAGGATTTTGTGGATTTTAGAGTTACGGGCGTCTTGAGAAATCCTCCAGTCAATAACTCTATTCCTTTTGAAATCTTGATGCCGATCAAGAATATGGATTACTTCTCCGATCAGGAGAGTTTGGATTCTTGGTACAATGTCTGGGGATTTAATCTGGTCAAGCTGAATTCACCCGGCCAAGTAGCTTCCATCCACCAAAGCATGGAAGCATTTATGAAAAAATCTTTAGGGGAGCAATATGAAGAAGGGGGGCTATATTTTACCCTAACTCCTTTATCCGAAATGCATTTTTCCGAGGGAGCTGGAACTGGTGGCGTCGAAACTACCCAGAAATCACTTCTCTGGATTCTGGCAGGAATTGCGTTTTTGGTATTGCTGATTGCCTGTATCAATTTCACCACGATGGCGATTGGAAGATCGACTACTCGTGCAAAGGAAGTTGGAGTGCGTAAGACCATGGGGGCAAGCTTCGGTCAATTGATCAATCAGTTTTTGATCGAGGCATTTTTAACAACTTTACTCGCTTCTGTTTTTGGGCTGGTATTGGCTGAATTACTCCTTCCGACGTTCAATGACCTATTCCAAAAAGAATTGGATATTGTCTACGGGCCAGTTCAATTCGGGATTTTGTTTGGTTTAGTGCTGCTGATTACGGCTTTGGCAGGTGCCTATCCGGCTTTTTTCCTTTCTGGATTACGTCCGATCAAAGTTCTCAAAGGAAACCTTTCCATTCATTTTGGCAAGCAAGGCCTGCGTAAAGGACTCGTTACCTTTCAGTTTTTTGTTTCCTTCCTGTTGATCGCCTCGACGCTCATTATGGTCAATCAGATGGAAGCGATTCGAGATTACGACCTTGGATTTGATCAAGAGCAAGTCGTGGTGGTGGAGATGCCGGATTATCCCTCCAAGAGTTTTGTGACTTCACTCAAAGAAAGCTTCCGAACTGCAGAGACTTTTCGTCAATCCCTTGCTTCAAGGTCCGAGTTTTCTTCCACGGCATTGACCGTAGCAACCTATGGCGACGACGCTTTTTGGCAGGTAGGATTTCCTTTGGAGGACGGTTCTTTATTTTCTTTTAAGGTAAACTTCGTCGCTGGGGAATATCTCAATACGCTTGGGATGGAACTGAAAGAAGGAAGGTCACTTAATCCCCAAGTGGGAGCAGATAGCAGTGCATTTCTCGTAAATGAGGCTTTTGCACGGGCATTTCGGTGGGAAGATCCTACTGGTGAGATGATTCCGGGAAATCGTTTTGATTCCCATCAGATTGTTGGGGTGGTGAAGGACTTTCATCATGCGAGTCTGTATCAACCCATCGAGCCTGTCCTGATTGCCAAATCACCCGAGGCAGTATTTAGCGGAATTTCCAATTTGATGATCAATTCCACTACCAATCCCAAACTTCTCGTCAGGTCCCATACCAAGGATATTCAGTTGGTTAAAAATGCAATTGAGGAAGAATGGAATAAGCAATTTTCCGGAATCCCCTTGTCGATTTCGTTCTTGGATGAGACCGTTCAGGCCCAATATCAAGCAGATGAGCGCCTAGGAAAAATGGTGTTTATCGGTGCTGCGATTGCCATTTTGATTGCTACTATGGGACTTTTTGCGATGGTGGCCTTATCATTCGCCGGAAGGACTAAGGAAATTGGGGTGCGCAAAGTGTTGGGAGCCTCCAGTTGGAGTATTTCTTGGTTGTTTGGAAAAGAGTTTATGGTCACCACCCTGATCGGAGTGGTGATTGCACTTCCCCTGAGTTATTTCTTGATGCAAACTTGGCTGGAGCAATTTGCGGTGAAAGAAAGCCCATCTTGGATCAGCTTTGGACTATTGGCGATCGGAGGAGTGGCATTTACCTTACTGATCGTCTATGGGCAATCGCTCAAGGCCAGTTTGAGTAATCCGGTAAATACCTTAAAGGATGAATGA